The Dioscorea cayenensis subsp. rotundata cultivar TDr96_F1 chromosome 21, TDr96_F1_v2_PseudoChromosome.rev07_lg8_w22 25.fasta, whole genome shotgun sequence genome includes a region encoding these proteins:
- the LOC120252511 gene encoding photosystem II D2 protein, whose translation MTLTLGKFTKEENDLFDIMDDWLRRDRFVFVGWSGLLLFPCAYFALGGWFTGTTFVTSWYTHGLASSYLEGCNFLTAAVSTPANSLAHSLLLLWGPEAQGDFTRWCQLGGLWTFVALHGAFALIGFMLRQFELARSVQLRPYNAIAFSAPIAVFVSVFLIYPLGQSGWFFAPSFGVAAIFRFILFFQGFHNWTLNPFHMMGVAGVLGAALLCAIHGATVENTLFEDGDGANTFRAFNPTQAEETYSMVTANRFWSQIFGVAFSNKRWLHFFMLFVPVTGLWMSALGVVGLALNLRAYDFVSQEIRAAEDPEFETFYTKNILLNEGIRAWMAAQDQPHENLIFPEEVLPRGNAL comes from the coding sequence ATGACTCTAACCCTTGGTAAATTtaccaaagaagaaaatgatttatttgatattatggATGATTGGTTACGCAGAGACCGTTTCGTTTTTGTGGGTTGGTCCGGTCTATTGCTCTTTCCTTGTGCTTATTTCGCTTTAGGAGGTTGGTTCACAGGTACAACTTTTGTAACTTCGTGGTATACCCATGGATTGGCCAGTTCCTATTTGGAAGGTTGTAATTTCTTAACCGCTGCAGTTTCTACTCCTGCGAATAGTTTAGCACATTCTTTGTTGCTACTATGGGGTCCCGAAGCACAAGGAGATTTTACTCGTTGGTGTCAATTAGGCGGTCTGTGGACTTTTGTAGCTCTCCATGGTGCTTTCGCACTAATAGGTTTTATGTTACGTCAATTTGAACTTGCTCGATCTGTTCAATTACGACCTTATAATGCAATCGCATTCTCTGCTCCAATTGCTGTTTTTGTTTCTGTATTCCTGATTTATCCACTAGGTCAGTCTGGTTGGTTCTTTGCGCCCAGTTTTGGCGTAGCAGCTATATTTCGATTCATCCTCTTCTTCCAAGGGTTTCATAATTGGACGTTGAACCCATTTCATATGATGGGAGTTGCCGGAGTATTAGGCGCTGCTTTGCTATGCGCTATTCATGGTGCTACCGTAGAAAATACTTTGTTCGAAGATGGCGACGGTGCAAACACCTTCCGTGCTTTTAACCCAACTCAAGCTGAAGAGACTTATTCAATGGTGACTGCTAACCGCTTTTGGTCCCAAATCTTTGGGGTTGCTTTTTCCAATAAACGTTGGTTACATttctttatgttatttgtaccaGTAACCGGTTTATGGATGAGTGCTCTTGGGGTAGTTGGTCTGGCTCTGAACCTACGTGCCTATGACTTCGTTTCCCAAGAAATCCGTGCAGCAGAAGATCCGGAATTTGAGACTTTCTACACCAAAAATATTCTCTTAAATGAAGGTATTCGTGCTTGGATGGCAGCTCAGGATCAGCCTCATGAAAACCTTATATTCCCTGAGGAGGTTCTACCCCGTGGAAACGCTCTTTAA
- the LOC120252512 gene encoding photosystem II CP43 reaction center protein produces MNLFEVAHFVPEKPMYEQGLILLPHLATLGWGVGPGGEVIDTFPYFVSGVLHLISSAVLGFGGIYHALLGPETLEESFPFFGYVWKDRNKMTTILGIHLILLGIGAFLLVLKALYFGGVYDTWAPGGGDVRKITNLTLSPSVIFGYLLKSPFGGEGWIVSVDDLEDIIGGHVWLGSICIFGGIWHILTKPFAWARRAFVWSGEAYLSYSLGALSVFGFIACCFVWFNNTAYPSEFYGPTGPEASQAQAFTFLVRDQRLGG; encoded by the coding sequence ATGAACCTATTTGAAGTGGCTCATTTCGTACCAGAGAAACCCATGTATGAACAGGGATTGATTTTACTTCCCCATCTAGCTACTCTGGGTTGGGGGGTAGGTCCGGGGGGGGAAGTTATAGACACCTTTCCCTACTTTGTATCTGGAGTACTTCACTTAATTTCTTCTGCAGTCTTAGGCTTTGGGGGTATTTATCATGCACTTCTCGGACCTGAGACTCTTGAAGAATCCTTTCCATTCTTCGGTTATGTATGGAAAGATAGAAATAAAATGACTACAATTTTAGGTATTCACTTAATTTTGTTGGGTATAGGTGCTTTTCTTCTAGTACTCAAAGCTCTTTATTTTGGTGGTGTATATGATACTTGGGCCCCGGGGGGAGGAGATGTAAGAAAAATTACCAACTTGACCCTTAGCCCAAGCGTTATATTTGGTTATTTACTAAAATCCCCTTTTGGGGGAGAAGGTTGGATTGTTAGTGTGGACGATTTAGAAGATATAATTGGGGGGCATGTATGGTTAGgttctatttgtatatttggcgGAATTTGGCATATCTTAACCAAACCCTTTGCATGGGCTCGCCGTGCATTTGTATGGTCTGGAGAGGCTTACTTGTCTTATAGTTTAGGTGCTTTATCTGTCTTTGGTTTCATCGCTTGTTGTTTCGTCTGGTTTAATAATACCGCCTATCCTAGTGAATTTTACGGACCCACCGGACCAGAAGCTTCTCAAGCTCAGGCATTTACTTTTCTAGTTAGAGACCAACGTCTGGGGGGCTAA